One segment of Rosa chinensis cultivar Old Blush chromosome 6, RchiOBHm-V2, whole genome shotgun sequence DNA contains the following:
- the LOC112168737 gene encoding protein ENHANCED DISEASE RESISTANCE 2-like produces the protein MCPTKPKHRSSVVDHAGKCSRSGESTTSTADWISETIQGGSLPHVDLHTGTNGWASPPGDLFSLRGKNYLTRRQKAPAGDYLLTPVATDWLKSSSKLENVLARPDNRVAHALRKAQAQGKSLKSFIFAVNLQVPGKDQHSAVFYFAAEDPIPSGSLLHRFINGDDAFRNQRFKIVNRIVKGPWIVEKTVGNYSACLLGKALTCNYHRGPNYLEIDVDIASSGIAKAILRLALRYVTSVTIDMGFLVEAQTEDELPERLVGAVRICQMEMSSATVIDAPPHVARAQSFARVNHNC, from the coding sequence ATGTGTCCGACAAAGCCGAAGCACCGGAGTTCAGTAGTCGATCACGCCGGCAAATGCTCCAGATCCGGAGAGTCCACAACCTCCACCGCCGACTGGATCTCCGAGACAATCCAAGGCGGATCCTTACCCCACGTCGACCTCCACACTGGAACGAACGGCTGGGCATCACCTCCCGGCGACCTATTCTCTCTCCGTGGAAAAAACTACTTGACAAGACGACAAAAAGCGCCCGCCGGAGACTACCTACTGACCCCGGTGGCCACCGACTGGCTCAAATCCAGTTCGAAGCTGGAAAATGTACTCGCCCGTCCCGATAACCGTGTGGCGCACGCGCTGCggaaggcccaagcccaaggcAAGTCCCTGAAGAGCTTCATCTTCGCTGTGAATCTACAGGTGCCAGGTAAGGACCAGCACAGCGCGGTGTTCTACTTCGCCGCAGAGGATCCCATCCCGTCGGGGTCACTCCTCCACCGGTTCATCAACGGCGACGACGCGTTCCGGAACCAGCGGTTCAAGATCGTGAATCGGATCGTGAAAGGGCCGTGGATCGTTGAGAAAACGGTGGGGAATTACAGCGCGTGTTTGTTGGGGAAAGCGCTGACGTGTAATTACCATAGAGGACCAAACTACTTGGAGATTGACGTGGATATCGCCAGCTCCGGGATCGCCAAGGCCATCCTGCGACTGGCATTGAGATACGTGACGAGCGTGACGATCGACATGGGGTTTCTGGTGGAGGCGCAGACAGAGGATGAGTTGCCCGAGAGGTTAGTCGGTGCCGTTAGGATTTGCCAGATGGAGATGTCCTCCGCAACGGTAATCGACGCGCCGCCGCACGTCGCTCGTGCCCAGAGTTTTGCCAGGGTTAATCACAACTGTTAG